One Kitasatospora sp. MAP12-44 DNA segment encodes these proteins:
- the murJ gene encoding murein biosynthesis integral membrane protein MurJ — translation MTTHTAGEPYGSPGPPESYGSFGPPDPFAGQYAYGDPPTMALRPIPAQGSFGPVDPSYAQPVEHPQPTEQFPAQRKAEPEPQPAAAETTSDGRNGLIMALGTMGSRALGFVRSAMIVAALTTGPLGDSFNVANSLPNIVYTMLIGGVLASVFVPELVHAAQTHKDGGVAYTDRLLTICTVALVILTVGAWLFAPQIVDLYSDYSGAQRDLTIAFARCCLPQIFFYGLFTLLGQVLTSRNKFGAMMWTPILNNVVAIAVFGLYMAIASGARTVGHMTTGQVLLLGWGSTLGVVVQTVGLLPSLRAVRFRWHPRFDWRGSGLTKPLRAATWALLLVVATQLAYAVISRLSTSAGTQAAHAGLKAGLGNIAYSNAYLLFVVPQGVITISLVTAVLPRMSRAASKGKLQEIGADLAQVLKSSAGMIMAATLLFIALAPQIAAIAFEHGVVGADSAWVIAQLLMVFAIGLPAFCAQYALARGFYAMGDARTPFWLTVVSSGTNAGLSCLAYWTLSPRWIVIGMAGAQTVACVVNVVITGRALSRRLRTVPVPTAAPDQTMMLRSPFIAPPRSGLDGRRVFGLHLGLLLAGLPGAVIGHWLADQLSAALGGGLIGNMLGLGVGSVAVLASLFLLARVFGAGAAVAPLARKLRIPYPEPAAVGGKHRR, via the coding sequence ATGACCACGCACACGGCGGGTGAACCGTACGGTTCACCCGGGCCGCCTGAGTCGTACGGTTCTTTCGGGCCACCCGACCCCTTCGCGGGCCAGTACGCGTACGGGGATCCGCCCACGATGGCGCTGCGGCCGATCCCGGCGCAGGGCTCCTTCGGTCCCGTCGACCCCTCGTATGCGCAACCCGTCGAGCACCCCCAGCCCACCGAGCAGTTCCCCGCGCAACGCAAGGCGGAGCCCGAGCCGCAGCCGGCGGCGGCCGAGACGACCTCGGACGGCCGTAACGGCTTGATCATGGCGCTGGGCACGATGGGCTCGCGCGCACTGGGCTTCGTCCGCAGCGCGATGATCGTCGCCGCACTGACCACCGGCCCGCTGGGCGACTCGTTCAATGTCGCCAACTCGCTGCCGAACATCGTCTACACGATGCTGATCGGCGGCGTGCTGGCCTCCGTCTTCGTCCCCGAACTGGTGCACGCCGCGCAGACCCACAAGGACGGCGGCGTCGCCTACACCGACCGGCTGCTCACGATCTGCACCGTCGCGCTGGTCATCCTGACGGTGGGGGCCTGGCTCTTCGCACCGCAGATCGTCGACCTCTACTCCGACTACAGCGGCGCGCAACGCGATCTGACCATCGCCTTCGCCCGCTGCTGCCTGCCGCAGATCTTCTTCTACGGACTGTTCACCCTGCTCGGACAGGTGCTGACCTCGCGCAACAAGTTCGGCGCGATGATGTGGACCCCGATCCTGAACAACGTGGTGGCCATCGCGGTCTTCGGCCTCTACATGGCCATCGCCTCGGGGGCGCGCACCGTCGGCCACATGACCACCGGGCAGGTCCTGCTGCTCGGCTGGGGCAGCACGCTGGGCGTGGTGGTGCAGACCGTGGGCCTGCTGCCCTCGCTGCGGGCCGTGCGCTTCCGCTGGCACCCCCGCTTCGACTGGCGCGGCTCGGGCCTGACCAAGCCGCTGCGCGCGGCCACCTGGGCGCTGCTGCTGGTCGTCGCCACCCAGCTGGCCTACGCGGTGATCTCCCGGCTGAGCACCAGCGCCGGTACCCAGGCCGCCCACGCCGGCCTCAAGGCGGGCCTGGGCAACATCGCCTACAGCAACGCCTACCTGCTCTTCGTGGTCCCGCAGGGCGTCATCACGATCTCCCTGGTCACCGCCGTGCTCCCGCGGATGTCCCGGGCCGCCAGCAAGGGCAAGCTGCAGGAGATCGGCGCCGACCTGGCGCAGGTGCTGAAGTCCTCGGCCGGCATGATCATGGCGGCCACCCTGCTGTTCATCGCCCTGGCACCGCAGATCGCCGCGATCGCCTTCGAGCACGGCGTGGTCGGAGCGGACAGCGCCTGGGTCATCGCGCAGCTGCTGATGGTCTTCGCGATCGGCCTGCCCGCCTTCTGCGCCCAGTACGCACTGGCCCGCGGCTTCTACGCGATGGGCGACGCCCGCACACCGTTCTGGCTGACCGTGGTGAGCTCCGGCACCAACGCCGGCCTCTCCTGCCTCGCCTACTGGACGCTGTCGCCGCGCTGGATCGTGATCGGCATGGCCGGCGCGCAGACCGTCGCCTGCGTGGTGAACGTGGTGATCACCGGCCGGGCGCTGAGCCGGCGGCTGCGCACGGTGCCCGTCCCGACCGCGGCGCCGGACCAGACGATGATGCTCCGCTCCCCCTTCATCGCACCGCCGCGCAGCGGACTGGACGGGCGCCGGGTCTTCGGCCTGCACCTGGGCCTGCTGCTGGCCGGCCTGCCGGGTGCCGTCATCGGGCACTGGCTGGCCGACCAGCTCAGCGCCGCGCTGGGCGGCGGCCTGATCGGCAACATGCTGGGACTCGGCGTGGGCTCGGTGGCCGTGCTGGCCTCGCTCTTCCTGCTGGCCCGCGTCTTCGGCGCCGGCGCAGCGGTCGCCCCCCTCGCCCGCAAGCTGCGGATCCCCTACCCCGAGCCTGCGGCCGTGGGCGGAAAGCACCGGCGCTGA
- a CDS encoding phosphatase PAP2 family protein: MHLTSAAPPDLRSPHARLPRYAAVASGAAVLFGLLLLLVHQGWGPLARLDSGWTDALHDFALRHTAWTAALQTLTALGGPAAMRTLLGLAAGWLWLIGARTLACWTAAQALLGWATEWAAQTAVDRARPYFPDAVAHAAGPSFPSGHAMTAAIASGTLAALVWPQAARAGRIAACSLAALTTAAVGFTRIALGVHWPSDVLGGWLLAAAVLGASTAAVELCRPGALSRDVRRVNWRTRPRVQSVLASAVPFPELPRQGEFDMRGLDDS, translated from the coding sequence ATGCACCTGACCAGCGCCGCCCCACCCGACCTCCGCTCGCCGCACGCGCGACTGCCGCGCTACGCGGCAGTCGCGAGCGGTGCGGCCGTGCTGTTCGGGCTCCTGCTGCTGCTCGTCCACCAGGGCTGGGGCCCACTGGCCCGACTGGACAGCGGCTGGACCGACGCACTGCACGACTTCGCCCTGCGGCACACCGCGTGGACCGCCGCCCTGCAGACCCTGACCGCCCTCGGCGGCCCGGCCGCGATGCGCACACTGCTGGGCCTCGCGGCCGGCTGGCTCTGGCTGATCGGCGCCCGGACGCTGGCCTGCTGGACGGCGGCCCAGGCACTGCTCGGCTGGGCCACCGAATGGGCGGCCCAGACCGCCGTCGACCGGGCCCGCCCCTACTTCCCCGACGCGGTCGCGCACGCCGCCGGCCCGTCGTTCCCGTCCGGCCACGCGATGACCGCGGCCATCGCCTCGGGCACCCTGGCCGCCCTGGTCTGGCCGCAGGCGGCCCGGGCCGGCCGGATCGCGGCCTGCTCGCTGGCCGCGCTGACCACAGCGGCCGTCGGCTTCACCCGGATCGCCCTCGGGGTGCACTGGCCCAGCGACGTGCTCGGCGGCTGGCTGCTCGCCGCCGCCGTGCTCGGCGCCAGCACCGCGGCCGTCGAACTGTGCCGGCCCGGCGCCCTCTCCCGTGATGTTCGCCGGGTGAACTGGCGAACCAGGCCGCGCGTGCAGAGCGTCCTAGCCTCTGCGGTGCCGTTCCCGGAGCTGCCGCGCCAGGGGGAGTTCGACATGCGGGGCCTTGACGACTCGTGA
- a CDS encoding sigma-70 family RNA polymerase sigma factor, translating to MATRAVVRDRADRTRTARPTNFEADRDLVGMYLDEIARTPLLDAAEEVELSLRIEAGVYAQHLLDAADGIAAPGEAAQPPVALPDGVTREELEAIAADAERAKDVFIRSNLRLVVAVARRYPRSGLPLLDLIQEGNAGLVRAVEKFDYAKGFKFSTYATWWIRQAITRSIADQSRTIRLPVHLVEELGRIRRVQREKSKELGREADPSEVAAELDTTEARVKDVLDWARDPVSLNMAVDDEGETQFGDLVEDTGAVSPEDAVMVMLRREELDDLIGRLDDRTASIIRSRYGMEDGRERTLTEVGKQHGLTRERIRQIEKHALAELKKIADHAGFEAA from the coding sequence ATGGCCACCCGTGCCGTCGTTCGCGACAGGGCCGACCGGACTCGTACGGCCCGCCCGACCAACTTTGAGGCCGACCGCGACCTGGTCGGCATGTACCTCGACGAAATCGCCAGGACCCCCCTGCTCGACGCCGCCGAGGAGGTCGAGCTGTCGCTGCGCATCGAGGCCGGCGTCTACGCCCAGCACCTGCTGGACGCCGCCGACGGCATCGCGGCGCCGGGCGAGGCCGCCCAGCCTCCGGTGGCGCTGCCCGACGGGGTCACCCGCGAGGAGTTGGAGGCGATAGCCGCCGACGCGGAGCGGGCGAAGGACGTCTTCATCCGCTCCAACCTGCGCCTGGTGGTGGCGGTCGCCCGCCGCTACCCGCGCAGTGGGCTGCCGCTGCTCGACCTGATCCAGGAGGGCAACGCCGGCCTGGTCCGCGCGGTCGAGAAGTTCGACTACGCGAAGGGGTTCAAGTTCTCCACGTACGCGACGTGGTGGATCCGGCAGGCGATCACCCGCTCGATCGCCGACCAGTCCCGCACGATCCGGCTGCCCGTCCACCTGGTGGAGGAGCTTGGCCGAATCCGTCGGGTCCAGCGTGAGAAGTCCAAGGAGCTGGGCCGCGAGGCCGACCCCTCGGAGGTCGCGGCCGAGTTGGACACCACCGAGGCCCGGGTGAAGGACGTGCTCGACTGGGCCCGCGACCCGGTCAGCCTCAACATGGCGGTCGACGACGAGGGCGAGACCCAGTTCGGCGACCTGGTCGAGGACACCGGCGCCGTCTCGCCGGAGGACGCCGTGATGGTGATGCTCCGCCGCGAGGAGCTGGACGACCTGATCGGCCGCCTCGACGACCGGACCGCCTCGATCATCCGCTCCCGCTACGGCATGGAGGACGGCCGTGAGCGCACCCTCACGGAGGTCGGCAAGCAGCACGGGCTGACGCGGGAACGGATCCGCCAGATCGAGAAGCACGCGCTGGCGGAGCTGAAGAAGATCGCCGACCACGCGGGCTTCGAAGCGGCCTGA
- a CDS encoding LuxR family transcriptional regulator translates to MRADAEAEADRRERALLVGRGPELLGAREALQSAGSVLLRGPAGIGRSALSAVLAAEAAAGGAVVLRCAPSGEERVLPYVGLVDLFAELPEQRLDALLDGLPQGQRAALGDALLRGRSPGSGVDRLALRVGVLQVLRVLAAEAAAGLLVVLDGLQWLDGPSAEVLRFVLRRTGRRRLGVRLLATERTGWTEWAEQAEPAGATGVGQEDGRPRLRLREVCPADTVELVLPPLRPAAVAELLVRDCGGPLPADVLRDVQQVAAGNPGYALDLARAGFRLGADGTGPVPWRLRELVLDRLPGLSGAERKALLLAAAASRPTVAELREALGGQDPLLLLASALCSGLVALVGPGEAGQQAGRQVGRVGFADPLVPVVLLAQAAPAELTAARRSLAAVAADPGERARLRALSHPGEPEETTAAALADAAARARRSGAVVEAYRLAHLAARHTPVLATSQGVGVVEPVDPADPADPVDPSDLGSGEIRADRLLMAAQYAYDAGRWQEARALAAELLEVTTPSQALSARTRAGALLIRSSGQELGTADELIATATATATAIAPAPAPATAGRRPPGPDGVWSDSGWSGGRAEDDAVLRRRSAERALSAGRIAQAGEEAAAAVDLAGSVGDAAGQAAALGVLSTVQALRGELGGARRTLAAGLTAGAAVRGWGRHPVRWELQRRQAAADLDADRTSAALTRLASLTRGAGDGIGLTDLAESLILRIRVEATAGDGVAAMASAARLGDLLAELGAQPEATARAIAGSVATVTWRDAGIADGMEAASTVAPAAVGAGPVLHAWALAELAGGSGLRAGELAAYAVIASAADGDRVHQVRALGVVGAAHLLAGNAAAVAAGAEALQEARRLADRLGMADPDSARRLALLAESLVALGEYGEATRALAEARVLERGWGEGFSGRARAAVDRAEGLAQAGLGNTLQAVFLLRGAADRLRGARLPLEAAWTLMALGSVERRARHRAVARAALVQAREICLEQQAFPLLGRVERELERLEHSGAGPGADGARLTASEHRVAGLAADGATNREVAAALYVSVKTVEGTLSRVYRKLGVRSRAGLARALAAQG, encoded by the coding sequence ATGCGCGCGGACGCGGAGGCTGAGGCTGACCGGCGGGAGCGTGCGCTCCTGGTGGGGCGGGGTCCGGAGTTGCTCGGCGCGCGGGAGGCGCTGCAGAGCGCGGGCTCGGTGCTGCTCCGCGGTCCGGCGGGGATCGGGCGGAGCGCGCTGTCGGCGGTCCTCGCTGCCGAGGCGGCGGCGGGCGGAGCCGTGGTGCTGCGCTGCGCGCCGTCGGGCGAGGAGCGGGTGCTTCCGTACGTCGGACTCGTCGACCTCTTCGCGGAGTTGCCCGAGCAACGCCTCGACGCGCTGCTCGACGGCCTGCCGCAGGGGCAGCGTGCCGCGCTGGGCGACGCCCTGCTGCGCGGGCGGAGTCCGGGGTCGGGTGTGGACCGGCTGGCTCTGCGGGTCGGGGTGCTGCAGGTGCTGCGGGTACTGGCGGCGGAGGCGGCGGCGGGGCTGCTGGTGGTGCTCGACGGGCTCCAGTGGCTCGACGGTCCGAGCGCCGAGGTACTGCGCTTCGTCCTGCGCAGGACCGGGCGGCGGCGGCTCGGTGTCCGACTTCTGGCGACCGAGCGGACCGGGTGGACCGAGTGGGCGGAGCAGGCCGAGCCGGCGGGGGCGACCGGGGTCGGTCAGGAGGATGGGCGGCCGCGGCTGCGGTTGCGGGAGGTGTGCCCGGCCGACACGGTCGAACTCGTCCTGCCGCCGCTGAGGCCCGCGGCGGTGGCCGAGTTGCTCGTCCGGGACTGCGGCGGGCCGCTGCCGGCCGACGTGCTGCGCGACGTCCAGCAGGTCGCGGCCGGCAACCCCGGGTACGCCCTCGACCTGGCCAGGGCGGGCTTCCGGCTCGGCGCGGACGGTACGGGACCGGTGCCGTGGCGGCTGCGCGAACTCGTCCTCGATCGGTTGCCGGGGCTGTCGGGCGCAGAGCGCAAGGCGCTGCTGCTGGCGGCGGCCGCCTCCCGGCCGACCGTGGCTGAGTTGCGGGAAGCCCTCGGCGGACAGGATCCCTTGCTGCTCCTTGCCTCGGCTCTGTGCTCCGGTCTGGTCGCGCTCGTTGGTCCGGGCGAGGCCGGGCAGCAGGCCGGGCGTCAGGTGGGGCGCGTGGGCTTCGCGGATCCGCTGGTCCCGGTGGTCCTCCTGGCGCAAGCGGCGCCGGCCGAACTGACGGCGGCGCGCCGGTCGCTCGCCGCGGTGGCGGCCGATCCGGGCGAACGGGCGCGCCTGCGCGCGCTGTCCCACCCGGGCGAGCCCGAGGAGACCACGGCGGCGGCGCTGGCGGACGCCGCTGCCCGGGCGCGGCGTTCGGGCGCCGTCGTCGAGGCCTACCGGCTGGCCCACCTGGCAGCCCGCCACACCCCCGTCCTCGCAACCTCGCAGGGAGTCGGCGTCGTTGAGCCTGTTGACCCCGCCGACCCCGCCGACCCCGTTGACCCGAGCGACCTGGGCAGCGGCGAGATCCGCGCGGACCGGCTGCTCATGGCCGCGCAGTACGCCTACGACGCCGGACGGTGGCAGGAGGCGCGCGCTCTGGCCGCCGAGCTGCTGGAAGTCACGACTCCATCGCAGGCCCTCTCCGCGCGAACCCGGGCCGGTGCGCTGCTGATCCGATCATCCGGACAGGAACTGGGCACCGCCGATGAGTTGATCGCCACCGCCACCGCCACCGCCACCGCCATCGCCCCCGCCCCCGCCCCCGCAACGGCCGGACGGCGACCGCCCGGCCCGGACGGCGTCTGGTCGGACAGCGGTTGGTCGGGCGGCCGCGCCGAGGACGACGCAGTGCTGCGCCGCCGGTCCGCGGAGCGGGCGCTGTCCGCCGGTCGGATCGCCCAAGCCGGGGAGGAGGCAGCGGCGGCCGTCGACTTGGCGGGTTCGGTGGGGGATGCCGCCGGTCAGGCAGCGGCCCTCGGAGTGCTCTCGACGGTTCAGGCGCTCCGCGGAGAACTCGGCGGCGCCCGGCGCACTCTTGCCGCCGGGCTCACTGCGGGCGCTGCGGTGCGCGGGTGGGGGCGGCACCCGGTCCGCTGGGAGCTGCAGCGCAGGCAGGCGGCCGCCGACCTCGACGCCGACCGCACGAGCGCCGCACTGACGCGCCTGGCCTCGCTCACCCGGGGAGCCGGCGACGGCATCGGGCTGACCGACCTCGCGGAGTCGCTGATCCTGCGGATCAGGGTGGAGGCGACAGCTGGTGACGGCGTGGCCGCGATGGCCTCGGCCGCCCGGCTCGGGGATCTGCTCGCGGAGCTCGGCGCGCAGCCCGAGGCCACCGCCAGGGCGATCGCGGGGAGCGTCGCAACCGTGACCTGGCGCGACGCGGGGATTGCGGACGGCATGGAGGCGGCATCGACGGTGGCACCGGCCGCAGTTGGGGCAGGCCCTGTGCTGCACGCCTGGGCGCTGGCCGAGTTGGCGGGTGGGAGCGGCCTGCGGGCCGGTGAGCTGGCCGCGTACGCGGTGATCGCCTCGGCGGCAGACGGGGACCGGGTGCACCAGGTCCGCGCGCTCGGCGTGGTGGGAGCGGCACACCTGCTGGCGGGGAACGCTGCCGCGGTCGCGGCCGGAGCGGAGGCCCTGCAGGAGGCTCGACGGCTGGCCGACCGGCTGGGCATGGCCGATCCCGACTCCGCGCGGCGCCTGGCGCTCCTGGCGGAGAGCCTGGTGGCGCTCGGGGAGTACGGGGAGGCGACCAGGGCGCTCGCGGAGGCGCGGGTGCTGGAACGGGGCTGGGGGGAGGGGTTCAGTGGCCGTGCCCGGGCGGCGGTGGACCGGGCGGAGGGGCTGGCACAGGCGGGGCTCGGGAACACCTTGCAGGCGGTCTTCCTGCTCCGGGGAGCCGCCGACCGGTTGCGGGGGGCTCGGCTGCCGCTGGAGGCCGCCTGGACCCTGATGGCGCTGGGATCGGTCGAACGACGCGCGCGCCACCGCGCGGTGGCGCGCGCCGCGCTGGTCCAGGCGCGCGAGATCTGCCTGGAGCAGCAGGCCTTTCCGCTGCTGGGGCGGGTCGAGCGGGAGTTGGAGCGGCTGGAGCACAGCGGGGCAGGTCCGGGCGCGGACGGCGCCCGGCTGACGGCAAGTGAGCACCGGGTGGCCGGCCTGGCCGCGGACGGCGCGACCAACCGCGAGGTGGCGGCCGCCCTTTACGTGAGCGTCAAGACGGTGGAGGGGACGCTGTCCCGGGTCTACCGCAAGCTCGGCGTGCGATCCCGGGCGGGGCTGGCTCGGGCTCTGGCAGCACAGGGGTGA
- a CDS encoding S53 family peptidase has protein sequence MKSRIRPIIGLLAAPLPILALTVSPAFAAQPAAQQLPALRGDVVAAVNHSVRTGAVDAGQQISVAVSLAQRNTAGLDAFLAQATDPHSAQYKHYLTVDQFTDRFGATPEAVAKVSGYLASQGLQVGQVSANRLTIEATGTAAQVQKAFGTSLANYRDSQDGHSYFANATAPVLPAEIASLVTDVAGLNTYAKYTHFSTKAATPAASSKAPAGISPTKARSAYNLTSTISAGYNGTGSTVGLLEFSGFQQSNINAYDKGFSLKPSTPTVVPAGGGTTDLSGQDEVELDIEVVQALAPGSTIKVYEAPNSDAGETAIYAKLVSDNVPVISISWGTYEAGETPSNRVAVDADLKEAAAQGQSVFAASGDSGSDDAGNGGTSVDFPASDPYTTGTGGTTLSTTSAGAWSKETAWSGSGGGVSSFFATPSFQSKVNSGANRSVPDVAADADPSSGWAIYTGGSWQEFGGTSAAAPNWAAFAAVYNSEAKAKGKPSFGFANSTIYNLASSSSYTSAFHDVKSGSNGAYSAGTGYDKVTGWGSYNGANFLKAELG, from the coding sequence GTGAAGTCCCGCATCAGGCCGATCATCGGCCTCCTTGCCGCACCTCTGCCGATCCTCGCGCTCACGGTCTCGCCGGCCTTCGCCGCGCAGCCTGCGGCTCAGCAGCTCCCCGCCCTGCGGGGTGACGTGGTGGCCGCAGTGAACCACTCGGTCCGGACCGGTGCTGTCGATGCCGGACAGCAGATATCCGTCGCCGTCAGCCTTGCCCAGCGCAACACGGCAGGCCTGGACGCCTTTCTCGCCCAGGCGACGGACCCGCACTCGGCGCAGTACAAGCACTACCTGACGGTTGACCAGTTCACCGACCGGTTCGGCGCCACCCCCGAGGCCGTCGCCAAGGTCTCCGGGTACCTCGCCTCCCAGGGCCTGCAGGTCGGCCAGGTCAGCGCGAACCGGCTCACGATCGAGGCCACCGGCACGGCTGCCCAGGTCCAGAAGGCCTTCGGCACCAGCCTGGCGAACTACCGTGACAGCCAGGACGGCCACAGTTACTTCGCCAACGCCACGGCGCCCGTCCTGCCCGCCGAGATCGCCTCCCTGGTGACCGACGTCGCCGGCCTCAATACCTACGCGAAGTACACCCACTTCAGCACCAAGGCGGCCACCCCGGCGGCGTCCTCCAAGGCGCCCGCGGGGATCAGCCCCACCAAGGCGCGCTCGGCCTACAACCTCACCTCCACGATCAGCGCCGGCTACAACGGCACCGGCTCGACGGTCGGCCTGCTGGAGTTCTCGGGCTTCCAGCAGTCCAACATCAACGCGTACGACAAGGGCTTCTCCCTCAAGCCGTCCACCCCGACGGTGGTCCCGGCGGGCGGCGGCACCACCGACCTGTCCGGGCAGGACGAGGTCGAGCTGGACATCGAGGTCGTGCAGGCCCTGGCGCCCGGGTCGACGATCAAGGTCTACGAGGCCCCGAACAGTGACGCCGGCGAGACCGCGATCTACGCGAAGCTCGTCAGCGACAACGTCCCGGTGATCTCGATCAGCTGGGGAACGTACGAGGCGGGCGAGACCCCGTCCAACCGCGTCGCGGTGGACGCCGACCTCAAGGAGGCGGCAGCCCAGGGCCAGTCGGTCTTCGCGGCCTCCGGTGACAGCGGCTCCGACGATGCCGGCAACGGCGGAACCTCGGTCGACTTCCCGGCCTCGGACCCGTACACGACGGGTACCGGCGGGACCACCCTGAGCACCACCTCTGCCGGAGCCTGGAGCAAGGAGACCGCCTGGTCCGGAAGCGGCGGCGGGGTTTCCTCCTTCTTCGCTACGCCGAGCTTCCAGAGCAAGGTGAACAGCGGGGCGAATCGCTCGGTGCCGGATGTGGCGGCCGACGCGGACCCCAGCAGCGGCTGGGCGATCTACACCGGGGGCTCCTGGCAGGAGTTCGGTGGGACCAGCGCGGCGGCGCCCAACTGGGCGGCCTTCGCGGCGGTCTACAACAGTGAGGCCAAGGCCAAGGGCAAGCCCTCCTTCGGGTTCGCGAACAGCACCATCTACAACCTGGCCTCCTCCAGCAGCTACACGTCGGCCTTCCACGACGTGAAGTCCGGCAGCAACGGGGCGTACAGCGCGGGCACCGGCTACGACAAGGTGACCGGTTGGGGGAGCTACAACGGGGCGAACTTCCTGAAGGCCGAACTGGGCTGA
- the mscL gene encoding large conductance mechanosensitive channel protein MscL — MQGFKDFILRGNVIDLAVAVVIGAAFTNIVNAFVKGIINPLVGAFGAKDLDSYSSCLKGPCVVNSSGVATSGIPILWGSVLSAILQFVITAAVVYFCLVLPAAKFMAKRRSPDEVAAEADAKEVVLLTEIRDALVRRA, encoded by the coding sequence GTGCAAGGCTTCAAGGATTTCATTCTCCGCGGCAATGTCATCGATCTCGCGGTCGCCGTCGTCATCGGCGCCGCCTTCACCAACATCGTCAACGCCTTCGTCAAGGGCATCATCAACCCCCTGGTCGGCGCCTTCGGCGCCAAGGACCTTGACTCCTACAGCTCCTGCCTGAAGGGGCCGTGCGTCGTGAACTCCAGCGGCGTGGCCACCTCGGGGATCCCGATTCTGTGGGGGTCCGTGCTGAGCGCGATCCTGCAGTTCGTGATCACCGCGGCGGTGGTCTACTTCTGCCTCGTTCTCCCCGCGGCCAAGTTCATGGCCAAGCGCAGGAGCCCCGATGAGGTCGCGGCCGAGGCTGACGCCAAGGAGGTCGTGCTGCTGACGGAGATCCGGGACGCCCTCGTCCGTCGCGCCTGA
- a CDS encoding FmdB family zinc ribbon protein, translating into MPTYQYQCTECGNGLEAVQKFTDEALTVCPQCEGRLRKVFSAVGVVFKGSGFYRTDSRSSSSSSVTSGAAGGAKTGGDSSSSSGGSAAPASAGASSSGSSSSSSSSSGSSSSGGTASAS; encoded by the coding sequence GTGCCCACGTACCAGTACCAGTGCACCGAGTGCGGCAACGGCCTTGAGGCGGTGCAGAAGTTCACCGACGAGGCCCTGACCGTATGCCCGCAATGCGAGGGTCGGCTGCGCAAGGTCTTCTCCGCCGTGGGCGTGGTCTTCAAGGGCTCCGGCTTCTACCGGACCGACAGCCGCTCGTCCTCCAGCAGCTCCGTGACCTCGGGTGCGGCCGGCGGCGCGAAGACGGGCGGGGACTCGTCGTCGAGCTCCGGCGGCTCGGCTGCGCCGGCTTCGGCCGGTGCGTCGTCGTCCGGGTCCTCGTCGAGCTCTTCCAGCTCGTCCGGCTCGTCCAGCTCGGGCGGTACCGCTTCGGCGAGCTGA
- a CDS encoding MFS transporter translates to MAARRTVENPAVPTRVGYLTLLRTPGAWTFLAPAFAARLPFAMLSLGIVLLVFDTQGSYGIAGSVAAVSAVAQALVGPQSGRLADRFGQAAVLVPSVLVHAVSVGALIALALGHAPVWTLFLAAAPAGATVPQIGAMVRARWVARLSDQPPAHLNTAFAFESVTDEFTFVVGPVLATAIATGIAPAAGLVAEAALTLVGGLAFAAQRRTAPARHPRVPGAQRVSALASPGVRLLAGSFLGVGTVFGAMQVSVTAFAQAEGQAGVSGTVYGIFAGGSMLAGVLYGMVAWRRSARQRMLGSYTLLVLGCSTLWAMPNLTSLALAGLVCGLAIAPTLITGYTLVETLVADGAKTEAFTWLTGAIGLGLAIGSTVAGQLIDANGPWAGFLVPVAGAGLGLVALVTLRRLLVAPGARTRTVAMSAAGAQRLAGVAEH, encoded by the coding sequence GTGGCGGCCCGCCGAACGGTCGAAAACCCCGCAGTACCCACCCGCGTCGGGTATCTCACGCTGCTCCGCACCCCGGGCGCGTGGACGTTTCTGGCCCCCGCCTTCGCGGCGCGCCTGCCCTTCGCCATGCTGAGCCTGGGCATCGTGCTCCTGGTCTTCGACACCCAGGGCTCCTACGGCATCGCCGGCTCGGTCGCGGCGGTCTCCGCCGTGGCCCAGGCCCTGGTCGGACCGCAGTCCGGCCGACTGGCCGACCGCTTCGGGCAGGCCGCCGTCCTGGTGCCGAGCGTGCTGGTGCACGCGGTCTCGGTCGGCGCGCTGATCGCGCTGGCGCTGGGGCACGCACCGGTCTGGACGCTCTTCCTGGCCGCCGCCCCCGCCGGGGCCACCGTGCCGCAGATCGGCGCGATGGTCCGGGCCCGTTGGGTGGCCAGGCTGTCGGACCAGCCCCCGGCCCACCTGAACACCGCGTTCGCCTTCGAGTCGGTCACCGACGAGTTCACCTTCGTGGTCGGCCCGGTGCTCGCCACCGCCATCGCCACCGGCATCGCGCCGGCGGCCGGGCTGGTCGCCGAGGCCGCGCTCACCCTGGTCGGCGGACTGGCCTTCGCCGCGCAGCGCCGCACGGCGCCCGCACGGCACCCGCGGGTGCCCGGCGCCCAGCGGGTGTCCGCGCTGGCCTCCCCCGGCGTCCGGCTGCTGGCCGGCTCGTTCCTGGGCGTCGGCACCGTCTTCGGGGCCATGCAGGTCTCGGTGACGGCCTTCGCCCAGGCCGAGGGCCAGGCCGGGGTCAGCGGCACGGTGTACGGGATCTTCGCCGGCGGCTCGATGCTGGCCGGCGTGCTGTACGGGATGGTCGCCTGGCGGCGCTCGGCGCGACAGCGGATGCTCGGCAGCTACACGCTGCTGGTGCTGGGCTGCTCGACGCTCTGGGCGATGCCGAACCTGACCTCGCTGGCGCTGGCCGGCCTGGTCTGCGGCCTGGCCATCGCGCCCACCCTGATCACCGGGTACACGCTGGTCGAAACGCTGGTCGCGGACGGCGCCAAGACGGAGGCCTTCACCTGGCTGACCGGCGCCATCGGTCTTGGACTGGCGATCGGCTCGACGGTCGCCGGGCAGCTGATCGACGCCAACGGGCCCTGGGCCGGCTTCCTGGTCCCGGTCGCGGGCGCGGGGCTCGGGCTGGTGGCGCTGGTCACTTTGCGGCGGCTGCTGGTCGCTCCGGGGGCGCGCACCCGTACCGTTGCGATGAGCGCGGCCGGCGCCCAGCGTCTCGCCGGGGTGGCCGAGCACTGA